One window from the genome of Gemmatimonas sp. encodes:
- a CDS encoding anhydro-N-acetylmuramic acid kinase, producing MTDHDEQLFVGLMSGTSLDGISAAVVSFREAHGRVQPSLRHFLQRPYTPAQRDRLAGAMQRGSAREYCRVHTDLGTWLGEAACEALQQAGVAPAEVRAIASHGQTLWHEPGHSTWQIGDAARIAELTGCAVISDFRTRDMAVGGQGAPLVSMADQLLFAHDTEWRALQNIGGIGNVTLVPPRTLAGGEPVRAFDTGPGVVMLDAVTQQLFGEPFDRDARIAVTGRVLAPVVQALLDLPYLHEPPPKSTGRELFTPAFVEAFVARCREAGGADADIVATAAAYTAATIADQYTRWLTPMPHDVVVSGGGARHPFLLRCLENAFAEQGERNQRPAPAVRHFDTLFFDAEAKEAVAFALLGYLHLTGRAGNVPSATGARAPRVLGALTPVAPSVLS from the coding sequence ATGACTGATCACGACGAACAGCTTTTCGTGGGGCTCATGTCGGGCACCTCGCTCGACGGCATCAGTGCGGCCGTGGTGAGCTTTCGCGAGGCACACGGCCGCGTGCAGCCCTCGCTGCGGCATTTCCTGCAGCGTCCGTACACCCCGGCCCAACGGGATCGGCTCGCCGGCGCCATGCAGCGCGGCTCGGCACGGGAGTACTGCCGCGTACACACCGACCTCGGCACCTGGCTTGGCGAAGCGGCGTGCGAGGCCCTGCAGCAGGCCGGCGTCGCGCCCGCGGAGGTGCGCGCCATTGCCTCGCACGGGCAGACGCTCTGGCACGAGCCCGGACACAGCACCTGGCAGATCGGCGACGCGGCCCGCATTGCCGAGCTCACGGGGTGCGCGGTGATCAGCGACTTCCGCACCCGTGACATGGCCGTGGGGGGGCAGGGCGCGCCGCTCGTGTCCATGGCCGACCAGCTGCTCTTCGCGCACGACACCGAGTGGCGGGCGCTGCAGAACATCGGCGGCATCGGCAACGTGACGCTCGTACCGCCCCGCACCCTGGCGGGGGGCGAGCCGGTGCGCGCCTTCGATACGGGCCCCGGCGTCGTCATGCTCGATGCGGTCACGCAGCAGCTGTTCGGCGAACCGTTCGATCGCGATGCCCGTATTGCCGTGACCGGGCGGGTGCTGGCGCCCGTGGTGCAGGCGCTGCTCGACCTGCCGTACCTGCACGAGCCTCCGCCCAAGAGCACGGGGCGCGAGCTGTTCACGCCAGCATTCGTGGAGGCGTTCGTGGCGCGCTGCCGCGAGGCGGGAGGGGCCGATGCCGACATCGTGGCCACCGCCGCCGCGTATACGGCCGCCACGATCGCCGATCAGTACACGCGCTGGCTCACCCCCATGCCGCACGACGTGGTGGTGTCGGGCGGCGGCGCACGTCATCCGTTCCTGCTGCGCTGTCTCGAGAACGCCTTCGCGGAGCAGGGCGAGCGGAACCAGCGCCCGGCGCCGGCCGTGCGCCATTTCGACACGCTCTTCTTCGACGCCGAGGCGAAGGAAGCGGTGGCGTTCGCGCTGCTCGGTTATCTCCATCTCACCGGACGGGCGGGCAACGTGCCCAGCGCCACCGGTGCGCGTGCGCCGCGGGTCCTGGGCGCATTGACTCCCGTTGCACCGAGTGTGTTGTCATGA
- a CDS encoding glycoside hydrolase family 3 N-terminal domain-containing protein, with translation MSEQSRRDLAQLLLPVIRWNADRGFTEARALIDQALQRGVGGFLLAGGEQDGVRALAKELQLKSRHPLLLAAELERGAGQQFAGATGLPPLAAITAMGDIEALRRAARLTAREARTMGVNWNLAPVCDLDLLAENPILGTRAMGNDARKVAQLVQAWIEATQAEGVMACAKHFPGIGRATRDPHREAVSVDTPADQLKELDLHPFRTAISGGVASVMTAHVAYPALDSSRAPATLSRELLQWLLRQQLKFDHLIVADVMTLPGVCEGRTVADACVQALRGGCDVLLAPGDLDTTLDALEKALDDGTLDPERVKQSVRRRLKWAQWVSPPNDWRRPSGADTAWGALLADKVLRIEQGPIPPMAGVTEVALVDDDDDVEGRRPDRTGIVDAMRLAGNDARIVSAPTTASAGPFVIALFADYLPNKGRCTLREDTVAAIRALAAQAEAMHRQVVLVGLGDPRWVQQLAMAVPTVIAWNGDRVMQQAAGRGLLRKR, from the coding sequence ATGAGCGAACAGTCGCGGCGCGACCTCGCGCAGTTGCTGCTGCCGGTCATTCGCTGGAACGCCGATCGAGGCTTCACCGAAGCGCGTGCGCTCATCGATCAGGCGCTGCAGCGTGGTGTGGGAGGATTCCTCCTGGCGGGGGGCGAACAGGATGGCGTACGCGCGCTGGCCAAGGAGCTGCAGCTCAAGTCGAGGCATCCGCTGCTGTTGGCGGCGGAGCTGGAACGTGGGGCGGGGCAGCAGTTCGCCGGCGCCACCGGGCTGCCGCCGCTGGCCGCCATTACGGCCATGGGCGACATCGAGGCGTTACGTCGCGCGGCGCGGCTCACGGCACGCGAAGCGCGCACCATGGGGGTGAACTGGAATCTTGCTCCCGTGTGTGATCTCGACCTGCTGGCCGAGAACCCTATCCTTGGCACGCGGGCCATGGGCAATGACGCCCGCAAGGTGGCGCAGCTGGTGCAGGCGTGGATCGAAGCCACGCAGGCAGAAGGCGTAATGGCATGCGCGAAGCACTTTCCCGGGATCGGACGCGCCACGCGGGACCCGCACCGTGAAGCGGTGAGTGTGGACACGCCGGCCGATCAGCTCAAGGAGCTCGACCTGCATCCGTTTCGCACGGCCATCAGCGGCGGCGTGGCGAGCGTGATGACGGCGCATGTCGCGTATCCGGCGCTCGACTCCAGTCGTGCGCCCGCCACGCTCTCCCGGGAGCTGCTGCAGTGGCTGTTGCGACAGCAGCTCAAGTTCGACCATCTCATCGTGGCCGACGTCATGACGCTGCCGGGCGTGTGCGAGGGGCGCACGGTGGCCGACGCCTGCGTGCAGGCGCTGCGTGGCGGGTGCGACGTGCTGCTGGCCCCGGGCGACCTGGACACCACACTGGATGCGCTGGAGAAGGCGCTCGACGACGGGACGCTTGACCCCGAACGGGTGAAGCAATCGGTTCGTCGGCGACTCAAGTGGGCCCAGTGGGTGTCGCCCCCCAACGATTGGCGCCGCCCCAGTGGCGCCGACACGGCGTGGGGTGCACTGCTGGCCGACAAGGTGCTGCGCATTGAACAGGGGCCCATCCCGCCCATGGCGGGTGTCACCGAAGTGGCGCTGGTGGACGACGATGACGATGTGGAAGGACGGCGCCCCGATCGCACCGGCATCGTGGACGCGATGCGGTTGGCCGGCAACGATGCGCGTATCGTGAGCGCCCCCACGACGGCCAGCGCCGGGCCGTTCGTGATCGCACTCTTCGCCGACTACCTCCCCAACAAGGGGCGCTGCACGCTGCGTGAGGATACCGTGGCGGCCATCCGCGCCCTCGCGGCGCAGGCGGAGGCCATGCATCGCCAGGTGGTGCTGGTGGGACTCGGCGACCCACGCTGGGTGCAGCAGCTGGCCATGGCGGTGCCTACGGTCATTGCCTGGAACGGCGACCGGGTCATGCAGCAGGCGGCCGGGCGAGGATTGCTGCGGAAGCGATAA
- a CDS encoding PP2C family serine/threonine-protein phosphatase, with translation MARVFALTDVGRSREHNEDTFLVAELETGSPVGFDGGALDLHASARGLLFLVADGMGGAASGELASSMAGTLVLEGLRRQWSQASTAPSAEQFAEALRDSTMSANERIHEHAREFPEHRGMGTTATIVGLLGDRLFLVQVGDSRAYLVRDGAARQITKDQSLMQRLVEAGELTPEEAEVSDRRNIILQALGPEAQVTVDLTHQQLRKGDTLILCSDGLSGLVKADEIAHLSSGEPDVRMLCRKLVDRANHRGGPDNITVVAVRFDGAGLLSSSAQDSVGYTAYPLPGTLFEQTRDMPIVPRAPRNQIKSDPTPKQGVRMPTHAERRDLDESEQAASAQLLPLMEPEVAQRRARMQPLLLLLALVAAAAVVWTAVQLARR, from the coding sequence GTGGCCCGAGTGTTTGCGCTGACGGACGTGGGACGGTCGCGTGAACACAATGAAGACACCTTCCTCGTAGCGGAGCTCGAAACCGGCAGTCCGGTTGGGTTCGATGGCGGGGCGCTCGATCTGCACGCCTCCGCGCGCGGTCTGCTCTTTCTCGTGGCCGACGGCATGGGTGGCGCGGCCTCGGGAGAGCTGGCCAGCAGCATGGCCGGCACGCTCGTGCTGGAGGGGCTGCGCCGGCAGTGGTCGCAGGCGAGTACGGCGCCGTCGGCCGAGCAGTTCGCCGAGGCACTGCGCGACAGCACCATGTCGGCCAACGAGCGCATCCACGAGCACGCCCGCGAGTTTCCCGAGCATCGCGGCATGGGCACCACGGCCACGATTGTCGGCCTGCTGGGCGATCGCCTCTTTCTGGTGCAGGTGGGGGACAGTCGCGCCTACCTGGTGCGCGACGGGGCGGCGCGGCAGATCACCAAGGATCAATCGCTCATGCAGCGGCTGGTCGAAGCGGGGGAACTCACCCCCGAAGAAGCCGAGGTGAGCGACCGCCGCAACATCATCCTGCAGGCGCTGGGGCCGGAAGCGCAGGTCACGGTGGATCTCACGCACCAGCAGCTGCGCAAGGGCGATACGCTCATCCTGTGCAGCGACGGGCTCTCGGGGCTGGTGAAGGCCGACGAAATCGCGCACCTGTCGAGTGGCGAGCCCGACGTGCGCATGCTCTGTCGCAAGTTGGTCGATCGCGCCAATCATCGCGGCGGCCCCGACAACATCACCGTGGTGGCGGTGCGCTTCGACGGCGCCGGGCTGCTGTCGTCGTCGGCCCAGGACTCCGTGGGGTATACGGCATATCCGCTCCCCGGGACGCTCTTCGAGCAGACGCGCGACATGCCCATCGTGCCGCGCGCGCCGCGCAATCAGATCAAGAGCGATCCCACGCCCAAGCAGGGGGTGCGCATGCCGACCCACGCCGAGCGACGCGATCTCGACGAGAGCGAGCAGGCAGCTTCCGCACAACTCCTCCCCCTCATGGAACCCGAGGTGGCCCAACGCCGCGCCCGTATGCAGCCGCTGTTGCTCCTGCTGGCGCTCGTGGCCGCGGCGGCGGTGGTGTGGACGGCGGTGCAGCTCGCGCGCCGCTGA
- a CDS encoding N-acetylmuramoyl-L-alanine amidase, with translation MRRSSPLSSQTVRAVVLLLLGAAACRPTSAPPAPAARPSTSPLPPGAVPLVPGLPPIPETRGAPVALSVRYPSPNQLITARDSNFLLGSVGSGDVQLMINGTPVPVAPNGAFLAWLPLPAAPLPRYELIAVRGVDTVRRTLPVRYAARRSLPASGTLIVDSGSVQPARGSWALADELLRVSVRAPRNAAVQLIVPNGSPRPLRAMVGGAGDASPEASTDPVADVGALFATEVPAAWLGDSARPAQLLVTRNRDSLRLTVPSVRALSGETRVLGSLRSGNRVASDTDAAVSARTIVNGTYKWQLLPQTVLEVTARQSGFTRVRLDEQLDVWVDSDEIALLPEGTPLPRRVTGGFRVTPNTDYTDVLIATGERPAHHVEAEGRTLTLTLYGVQANPEISPLLGSDSLVRRIVWEQVTSQRVRLTVQLTQPAYGWLSLWDEQRRAFVLRVRRAPVIDAARPLAGLTIAVDPGHPPAGSTGPTGLYEGDAVFPVGQLLVEMLRERGARPVITRTSLAPVGLGERGVLARREQAHAFISVHLNALPDGVNPFTANGTSTLFYHNASEPLAREVQRSLQARFGLRDLGVHYQNLAVARPSWFPSALAEGVFLMIPEQEAAMRDPAFQRKYAEGLLAGLENYFRWLRAETTR, from the coding sequence ATGAGACGTTCTTCGCCACTGTCCTCGCAGACCGTGCGGGCGGTCGTGCTCCTGCTGCTGGGGGCGGCCGCCTGCCGCCCGACGTCGGCACCGCCCGCACCGGCCGCCAGGCCGTCGACGTCGCCGCTGCCGCCAGGCGCGGTACCGCTGGTGCCGGGGCTCCCTCCCATTCCGGAAACCCGTGGCGCGCCGGTGGCCCTATCGGTGCGTTATCCCTCGCCCAACCAGCTCATTACTGCCCGGGACTCGAACTTCCTGCTCGGTAGCGTCGGCTCGGGTGATGTCCAGCTCATGATCAACGGGACGCCGGTGCCGGTGGCGCCGAACGGGGCCTTTCTGGCGTGGCTCCCGCTGCCGGCGGCGCCGTTGCCGCGGTACGAGCTGATCGCCGTGCGCGGGGTCGACACGGTTCGGCGTACGCTTCCGGTACGCTATGCAGCGCGTCGTTCACTGCCGGCGAGCGGTACGCTGATCGTGGACAGCGGTTCGGTGCAGCCGGCACGCGGTTCGTGGGCGTTGGCCGACGAACTGTTGCGCGTGAGCGTGCGGGCGCCGCGCAATGCCGCCGTGCAGCTCATCGTCCCCAACGGGTCACCACGGCCGCTGCGCGCCATGGTGGGCGGCGCGGGAGACGCGTCGCCCGAGGCCTCGACCGACCCGGTGGCCGACGTGGGCGCACTGTTTGCCACCGAGGTGCCCGCTGCGTGGCTGGGCGACAGCGCGCGCCCCGCACAACTGCTGGTGACCCGGAACCGCGATTCCCTACGCCTCACGGTGCCCTCGGTGCGAGCCCTGTCGGGCGAGACCCGTGTGCTGGGGAGCCTGCGCAGCGGCAACCGGGTGGCGTCGGACACCGATGCCGCGGTGAGCGCGCGCACTATCGTGAACGGGACGTACAAGTGGCAGCTGCTGCCGCAGACGGTGCTGGAGGTCACGGCGCGGCAGAGCGGCTTCACGCGGGTGCGGCTGGACGAGCAGCTGGACGTGTGGGTGGACAGCGACGAGATCGCGCTGCTCCCCGAGGGAACGCCGCTGCCGCGCCGCGTAACGGGTGGTTTTCGTGTGACGCCCAATACGGACTACACGGACGTGCTCATCGCCACCGGCGAACGGCCGGCGCATCATGTGGAGGCGGAGGGGCGCACGCTCACGCTCACGTTGTACGGCGTGCAGGCCAACCCCGAGATTTCGCCGCTCTTGGGGAGCGACTCGCTCGTGCGGCGCATCGTGTGGGAGCAGGTCACGAGTCAGCGGGTGCGCCTCACGGTGCAGCTCACCCAGCCCGCGTACGGGTGGCTCTCGCTGTGGGACGAGCAACGCCGCGCCTTCGTGCTGCGGGTGCGGCGCGCTCCGGTCATTGACGCCGCCCGTCCCCTGGCCGGCCTCACCATTGCGGTCGACCCGGGGCATCCGCCGGCGGGCTCCACCGGGCCCACGGGGCTGTACGAGGGCGACGCGGTGTTTCCGGTGGGCCAGCTGCTGGTGGAGATGCTGCGGGAACGGGGGGCACGGCCCGTGATCACGCGTACGAGCCTGGCGCCAGTCGGACTTGGCGAACGCGGTGTGCTGGCACGCCGCGAGCAGGCGCATGCGTTCATCTCCGTGCACCTCAACGCGCTCCCCGACGGCGTGAACCCCTTCACCGCCAATGGTACCAGTACGCTCTTCTACCACAACGCGAGCGAGCCGTTGGCGCGTGAGGTGCAGCGCTCGCTGCAGGCGCGTTTCGGGCTGCGCGATCTGGGGGTGCATTACCAGAACCTCGCGGTGGCGCGCCCCAGCTGGTTTCCCAGCGCGCTGGCCGAGGGGGTGTTTCTCATGATTCCGGAGCAGGAGGCCGCCATGCGCGACCCGGCGTTTCAGCGGAAGTATGCCGAGGGGTTGCTCGCGGGGCTGGAGAACTACTTCCGGTGGCTGCGCGCCGAGACGACGCGGTGA
- a CDS encoding carboxypeptidase regulatory-like domain-containing protein → MLTVVLGPLLVAELQAQPVARLRGVVFDSVAAAPLAHAAVRVFRGDNAAEGVDLRTDTAGRFVLPGVRPGTWLVSFLHPRLDSLRLDAPVARVEVVEAGDIDVTLAVPSGASLARALCGARPDDSTAVVVGDVRDAATRRALSGATVRATWPEWVFTKRQMGREDVTRVARTDSTGRFILCGVPQGTTVRALAYRDADTTGVVELAIPAADYAVTDFLLDRSGARAGSVRGVVQTPDGKPFANAMARVLGSGTMVRTDSSGTFRIADAAAGTQMVEVRALGYEQQRRQVTLMPGEPLAMSFTMDRARVLLDTVRVFAGRKLPPDVVAIERRWRAGQGVILDAATVRQRASNYITNALFAVPGVRLGMRNGFGNTVYFRGIGGECIPIIYLDGFRFVANGLSLDEIVAPQDVAAMEVYVRPMQRPAEFTDLADCGVLVVWTRYHLGNIPVFDPRRR, encoded by the coding sequence ATGCTGACGGTTGTACTGGGGCCACTGCTGGTCGCCGAGCTGCAGGCACAGCCGGTGGCCCGTCTGCGCGGGGTGGTGTTCGACAGTGTGGCGGCGGCGCCGCTGGCGCACGCGGCGGTGCGGGTGTTCCGCGGCGACAACGCGGCCGAGGGGGTGGATCTGCGCACCGACACGGCCGGGCGGTTCGTGTTGCCGGGGGTCCGGCCGGGCACGTGGCTGGTGTCGTTCCTGCACCCGCGGCTCGATTCCCTGCGCCTGGACGCGCCCGTTGCGCGCGTGGAGGTGGTGGAGGCGGGCGACATCGACGTGACGCTCGCGGTGCCCAGCGGCGCCTCGCTGGCGCGGGCCCTGTGTGGCGCACGCCCTGATGACAGCACGGCCGTCGTGGTGGGCGATGTGCGCGATGCGGCGACACGTCGCGCGCTGTCCGGCGCCACCGTGCGGGCCACCTGGCCGGAGTGGGTGTTCACGAAGCGGCAGATGGGGCGCGAGGATGTGACCCGCGTGGCGCGCACCGACAGCACGGGACGGTTCATTCTCTGCGGGGTGCCGCAGGGAACCACGGTGCGCGCGTTGGCGTACCGCGATGCGGACACGACCGGCGTGGTGGAACTCGCCATACCGGCGGCCGACTACGCGGTCACCGATTTCCTGCTGGACCGGTCCGGCGCACGCGCCGGGAGTGTGCGCGGTGTGGTGCAGACGCCCGACGGCAAGCCGTTCGCCAATGCCATGGCCCGTGTCCTGGGGAGTGGCACCATGGTGCGCACCGACAGTTCGGGGACGTTCCGCATCGCCGACGCGGCCGCCGGTACGCAGATGGTGGAGGTGCGCGCGCTGGGGTACGAGCAGCAGCGCCGACAGGTCACGCTAATGCCTGGTGAGCCACTGGCCATGAGCTTCACCATGGACCGCGCACGCGTACTGCTGGATACCGTACGAGTGTTCGCGGGCCGCAAGCTGCCACCCGATGTGGTGGCGATCGAGCGGCGCTGGCGTGCGGGGCAGGGCGTCATCCTCGACGCCGCCACGGTGCGACAGCGTGCGAGCAACTACATCACCAACGCGCTGTTCGCCGTGCCGGGGGTGCGATTGGGCATGCGCAACGGGTTCGGCAACACCGTCTACTTCCGCGGCATCGGTGGCGAGTGCATTCCCATCATCTACCTCGACGGGTTCCGCTTCGTGGCCAACGGCTTGTCACTGGACGAGATCGTGGCACCGCAGGATGTGGCGGCCATGGAGGTCTATGTGCGCCCCATGCAGCGGCCCGCCGAATTCACCGACCTGGCAGATTGTGGGGTGCTGGTGGTGTGGACCCGCTACCATCTTGGCAACATCCCGGTGTTCGATCCCCGTCGTCGCTGA
- a CDS encoding gamma carbonic anhydrase family protein, protein MPNPPFIHATAVVVGDVVLAEDTSVWPTAVIRGDVERIVIGARSNVQDGAVIHADPGKPTLVGEDVVIGHRAVVHGSVLEDCVLVGMGAILLNGVHVGTGSIIGAGAVVTENTVVPPGSLVLGVPGKVVKALDASTRARILDNAARYVQLAQAHRAGQVPRQHGTE, encoded by the coding sequence ATGCCCAACCCCCCGTTCATTCACGCCACCGCCGTCGTGGTTGGCGATGTGGTCCTGGCCGAGGACACCAGCGTCTGGCCCACCGCCGTCATTCGCGGCGACGTGGAGCGCATTGTGATCGGTGCGCGCAGCAATGTGCAGGACGGCGCGGTCATTCATGCCGACCCCGGCAAGCCCACCCTTGTCGGGGAAGACGTCGTGATTGGGCACCGCGCCGTGGTCCACGGCAGCGTGCTCGAGGACTGCGTGCTCGTTGGCATGGGGGCCATTCTGCTCAACGGCGTGCACGTGGGTACGGGCAGCATCATTGGCGCGGGCGCGGTGGTCACCGAGAACACCGTGGTGCCGCCGGGTTCGCTGGTGCTGGGGGTGCCGGGCAAGGTGGTGAAGGCGCTCGATGCCTCGACCCGCGCCCGCATTCTCGACAATGCGGCGCGGTACGTACAGCTGGCCCAGGCGCACCGGGCGGGGCAGGTCCCGCGACAGCATGGCACCGAGTGA